A single region of the Agromyces sp. Leaf222 genome encodes:
- a CDS encoding 5-(carboxyamino)imidazole ribonucleotide synthase, which yields MRVGVIGGGQLARMMIPAAIELGVDIRVLAEADGMSAAIAADRVGDYTDLETVLAFAREVDVITFDHEHVPQDVLRALVDAGIAVRPGPDPLRFAQDKLLMRERLSELGLPVPDWARIETPAELDEFIAAHGGAAVVKTPRGGYDGKGVRVVRAAAEVAEWFSAAAEDGTGGALLVEELVDFRRELAQLVARRPSGEIAAWPLVETVQVGGVCSEVIAPAPHSAGRMSDVAAEIAFAVAEGLGVTGVMAVELFETTDERILVNELAMRPHNSGHWSMDGATTGQFEQHLRAVLDLPLGGTGTHADWSVMVNVLGGPVEGSLADRYVDALEQHPTVKLHNYGKAPRPGRKVGHVTAIGDDLDAVVYEARAAAAAFQD from the coding sequence GTGCGAGTCGGAGTGATCGGCGGCGGACAGCTCGCCCGGATGATGATCCCCGCGGCCATCGAGCTGGGCGTCGACATCCGCGTGCTCGCCGAGGCGGACGGCATGTCAGCGGCCATCGCGGCCGACCGGGTCGGCGACTACACCGACCTCGAGACCGTGCTCGCGTTCGCGCGCGAGGTCGACGTGATCACCTTCGACCACGAGCACGTGCCCCAAGACGTGCTGCGCGCGCTCGTCGACGCCGGCATCGCCGTGCGGCCGGGCCCCGATCCGCTGCGGTTCGCGCAGGACAAGCTGCTCATGCGCGAGCGGCTCTCGGAGCTCGGCCTGCCCGTGCCCGACTGGGCGCGCATCGAGACGCCGGCCGAGCTCGACGAGTTCATCGCGGCCCACGGTGGGGCGGCGGTCGTGAAGACCCCCCGCGGCGGGTACGACGGCAAGGGCGTGCGAGTCGTGCGCGCGGCGGCCGAGGTCGCCGAATGGTTCTCCGCGGCGGCCGAAGACGGCACCGGCGGCGCCCTCCTCGTCGAGGAGCTGGTCGACTTCCGTCGAGAGCTCGCGCAGCTCGTCGCTCGTCGCCCGTCCGGCGAGATCGCCGCGTGGCCGCTCGTCGAGACCGTGCAGGTCGGCGGCGTGTGCAGCGAGGTCATCGCCCCGGCCCCCCACTCGGCCGGCCGCATGTCCGACGTGGCGGCCGAGATCGCGTTCGCCGTCGCCGAGGGGCTCGGCGTGACCGGCGTCATGGCGGTCGAGCTGTTCGAGACCACCGACGAGCGCATCCTCGTCAACGAGCTCGCGATGCGCCCGCACAACAGCGGCCACTGGTCGATGGACGGCGCGACGACCGGCCAGTTCGAGCAGCACCTGCGCGCCGTGCTCGACCTGCCGCTCGGCGGTACCGGCACGCACGCCGACTGGTCGGTCATGGTCAACGTGCTCGGCGGGCCCGTCGAGGGTTCGCTCGCCGACCGGTACGTCGACGCGCTCGAGCAGCACCCGACCGTCAAGCTGCACAACTACGGCAAGGCGCCGCGCCCCGGTCGCAAGGTCGGCCACGTCACGGCGATCGGCGACGACCTCGACGCGGTCGTCTACGAGGCACGCGCGGCGGCGGCGGCTTTCCAGGACTGA
- a CDS encoding GtrA family protein, translating into MPDHVPSRTRSVLSRAWDGLLAYLVKFGVVGLIGLVIDVALFNLLRIGVFGEGHWAQSALGAKTISTSVAIIFNWLGNRYWTFRRHRRRNYLREFGEYAVVSLGGMAIALGCLWVSHHWLGYTSLVADNIATNVVGLALGTAFRFILYRYWVFGHHRTDGLSNLDRVEEAQRTLFEEPGTGDDTHAGPDAADGPGPAALSPR; encoded by the coding sequence GTGCCCGACCACGTGCCCAGCCGAACCCGCAGCGTCCTCTCCCGCGCATGGGACGGACTGCTCGCCTACCTGGTGAAGTTCGGCGTCGTCGGCCTGATCGGCCTCGTCATCGACGTCGCGCTGTTCAACCTGCTGCGCATCGGCGTGTTCGGCGAGGGACACTGGGCGCAGTCGGCGCTCGGCGCGAAGACGATCTCCACGAGCGTCGCGATCATCTTCAACTGGCTCGGCAACCGGTACTGGACCTTCCGCAGGCACCGCCGCCGCAACTACCTGCGCGAGTTCGGCGAGTACGCCGTCGTCTCGCTCGGCGGCATGGCCATCGCGCTCGGATGCCTGTGGGTCAGCCACCACTGGCTCGGCTACACGAGCCTCGTGGCCGACAACATCGCCACGAACGTCGTCGGTCTCGCGCTCGGCACGGCGTTCCGGTTCATCCTGTACCGGTACTGGGTGTTCGGGCACCACCGCACCGACGGGCTCTCGAACCTCGACCGCGTCGAGGAGGCCCAGCGCACCCTCTTCGAGGAGCCGGGCACCGGCGACGACACCCACGCGGGTCCGGATGCCGCGGACGGCCCCGGCCCCGCGGCGCTCAGCCCGCGCTGA
- a CDS encoding DarT ssDNA thymidine ADP-ribosyltransferase family protein — protein sequence MCATCFPPPEPVAKTVTATVRTPRMTTSLRGTPTRTSSRPPARVPGTRAAATFTPVDPKTVRIYHVTHVENLASIFGAGAILADTTGAEPEVDVSAPAAREFRRSAPVEGTDNVVADYVPFLLSTDAHVWEALRTGSPDPRLAASAASRPASDHVLFVTSIEKAVGARTEQVGAVAITGSDVAATGSVVDSSWPDVLRALQRIHSDDDGAQLATGEFLVHDALPLERVLLIAVGNDRVRDRVRAVLDTFDLRTRVAVHPPYFQPGGGAVEA from the coding sequence ATGTGCGCCACGTGCTTCCCGCCCCCCGAGCCGGTCGCGAAGACCGTGACGGCCACCGTGCGCACCCCGCGCATGACCACGTCGCTGCGCGGCACTCCGACCCGCACCTCCTCGCGCCCGCCGGCCCGCGTGCCAGGCACGCGCGCCGCGGCGACGTTCACGCCGGTCGACCCGAAGACGGTGCGCATCTACCACGTCACCCACGTCGAGAACCTCGCGTCGATCTTCGGCGCAGGCGCGATCCTCGCCGACACCACCGGCGCGGAGCCCGAGGTCGACGTCTCGGCGCCGGCCGCCCGCGAGTTCCGCCGCTCGGCACCCGTCGAGGGCACCGACAACGTCGTGGCCGACTACGTGCCGTTCCTGCTGTCGACCGACGCCCACGTCTGGGAGGCGCTCCGCACGGGTTCGCCCGATCCCCGCCTGGCCGCCAGCGCCGCCTCGCGCCCGGCATCCGACCACGTGCTGTTCGTGACCTCGATCGAGAAGGCCGTCGGTGCGCGCACCGAGCAGGTCGGCGCGGTCGCCATCACCGGGTCGGATGTCGCGGCCACCGGTTCGGTCGTCGACTCGTCGTGGCCCGACGTGCTGCGGGCGCTGCAGCGCATCCACAGCGACGACGACGGCGCCCAGCTGGCGACCGGCGAGTTCCTCGTGCACGACGCCCTGCCGCTCGAGCGCGTGCTGCTGATCGCCGTCGGCAACGACCGGGTCCGCGACCGGGTGCGCGCCGTGCTCGACACGTTCGACCTGCGCACGCGCGTCGCGGTGCACCCGCCGTACTTCCAGCCCGGCGGCGGCGCGGTCGAGGCCTGA
- a CDS encoding PH domain-containing protein, with protein MARGSDSRAVKKAARSSARADAEAASAQAARPGADPRTGQVASTGFVPGGTAAVIRPERVVARVRSHARRLIPSALLLIVVAGATTYGLGVLEDSWAQLGLLAGAVLVVLVGCLLPLIAWLTRRTTITTRRVILRHGVFSRVRQELLNSRATDVDVRAGWFASMFGSGDVRINTAHDRTFVLQDVPRPELVQAALQELMDPSSPAAIEHRRAMLSGADGDTVAWHRR; from the coding sequence ATGGCGAGGGGGAGCGATTCGCGCGCGGTGAAGAAGGCGGCACGGTCGAGTGCGCGCGCCGACGCCGAGGCTGCGTCCGCGCAGGCCGCGCGTCCCGGCGCCGATCCCCGCACGGGGCAGGTCGCGTCGACGGGCTTCGTCCCTGGCGGAACCGCGGCCGTCATCCGCCCCGAACGCGTCGTCGCTCGCGTGCGCTCGCATGCGAGGCGCCTGATCCCCTCCGCGCTCCTGCTCATCGTCGTCGCCGGTGCGACGACCTACGGCCTCGGCGTGCTCGAGGACTCGTGGGCGCAGCTCGGCCTGCTCGCCGGGGCCGTGCTCGTCGTGCTCGTCGGCTGCCTGCTGCCCCTCATCGCCTGGCTCACCCGCCGCACGACGATCACGACCCGGCGCGTGATCCTCCGGCACGGCGTCTTCTCGCGCGTGCGCCAGGAACTGCTGAACAGCCGGGCCACGGATGTCGACGTGCGCGCGGGCTGGTTCGCGTCGATGTTCGGCTCGGGCGACGTCCGCATCAACACCGCGCACGACCGCACGTTCGTGCTGCAGGACGTGCCGCGCCCCGAACTCGTGCAGGCCGCCCTGCAGGAGCTCATGGATCCCTCGAGCCCGGCGGCGATCGAGCACCGGAGGGCGATGCTGTCGGGCGCCGACGGCGACACCGTCGCGTGGCACCGCCGCTGA
- a CDS encoding biotin--[acetyl-CoA-carboxylase] ligase, translating into MDLPKSRDVAPRLEFLDTATSTNDVLRDAVEGADAAGWPHGSVVVTDDQTRGRGRLGRTWLAPTGKTLAISVLLRPQDAAEAPLPADAYGWIPLIAGAAMTEAVSRAVEAAAAASADLADPDDRSGGVEVVLKWPNDVLVSGYKVCGILSELLPGSGAVIVGAGLNLTLDEHDLPTLTSTSLLLATGSAPDADAVLADYLAEFSRLFDAFVAAGGDAAASGVAELVASRCGTLGSEVRVELPGDEQLIGTAERLDADGRLVVRDRENGEEQAVAAGDVTHLRY; encoded by the coding sequence ATGGACCTTCCGAAGTCGCGCGACGTCGCACCCCGTCTCGAGTTCCTGGACACCGCCACGTCGACGAACGACGTGCTCCGCGACGCGGTCGAGGGGGCGGATGCCGCGGGCTGGCCGCACGGCTCCGTGGTCGTCACCGACGACCAGACGCGCGGGCGAGGGCGGCTCGGGCGCACCTGGCTCGCCCCGACCGGCAAGACGCTCGCGATCTCGGTGCTGCTGCGCCCGCAGGATGCCGCGGAGGCGCCGCTGCCGGCCGACGCGTACGGCTGGATCCCCCTGATCGCGGGTGCGGCGATGACCGAGGCGGTCTCCCGCGCCGTCGAGGCGGCGGCCGCGGCATCCGCCGACCTCGCCGACCCCGACGACCGCTCCGGCGGGGTCGAGGTCGTGCTCAAGTGGCCGAACGACGTGCTCGTGTCGGGCTACAAGGTGTGCGGCATCCTCTCGGAGCTGCTGCCGGGATCCGGCGCGGTGATCGTCGGCGCAGGCCTCAACCTGACCCTCGACGAACACGACCTGCCGACCCTGACCTCGACCTCGCTGCTGCTCGCGACCGGCTCGGCGCCCGACGCCGACGCCGTGCTCGCCGACTACCTCGCCGAGTTCTCGCGCCTGTTCGACGCGTTCGTCGCAGCCGGCGGGGATGCCGCCGCGAGCGGCGTCGCCGAGCTCGTGGCCTCGCGCTGCGGGACGCTCGGCTCCGAGGTGCGCGTCGAGCTGCCGGGCGACGAGCAGCTCATCGGCACGGCCGAACGGCTCGACGCCGACGGGCGCCTCGTCGTGCGAGACCGGGAGAACGGCGAGGAGCAGGCTGTCGCCGCCGGAGATGTGACCCACCTGAGGTATTAA
- a CDS encoding acyl-CoA carboxylase subunit beta — translation MTEATDGPDLFTTAGKLADLRARYHEAVTASGEAAIEKQHAKGKMTARERIAELLDPGSFVELDEFVRHRTHAFGMEAKRPYGDAVVTGTGTIHGRQVAVYSQDFTIFGGSLGEVAGEKIIKVMELALKTGVPIIGILDSGGARIQEGVVALGKYGEIFRRNTAASGVIPQISIVCGPAAGGAVYSPALTDFVIMVDKTSQMFVTGPDVIKTVTGEDVGMEELGGALTHNSVSGVAHYLASDESDALDYARTLISFLPDNNMTDAPVYDTESALEVTDEDLRLNTLIPDSPNQPYDMHAVIEGVVDHGDFLEVQPLFAPNILIGFARIEGRSVGIIANQPSQMAGTLNIAAGEKASRFVRFCDAFSIPILTLVDVPGYLPGTDQEWTGVIRRGAKLLYAYAEATVPLVTVITRKAYGGAYIVMGSKQLGADINLAWPTAEIAVMGGQGAVNILYRGEIKRAEEAGEDVAAVRTKLANEYTYNVASPFLAAERGELDGVIEPAATRVAVLKALRSLRTKRASLPPKKHGNIPL, via the coding sequence GTGACCGAAGCGACTGACGGCCCCGACCTCTTCACCACGGCGGGCAAGCTCGCCGACCTGCGAGCCCGCTACCACGAGGCGGTGACGGCGAGCGGCGAGGCGGCGATCGAGAAGCAGCATGCCAAGGGCAAGATGACGGCCCGCGAGCGCATCGCCGAACTGCTCGACCCGGGCTCGTTCGTCGAGCTCGACGAGTTCGTGCGCCACCGCACCCACGCGTTCGGCATGGAGGCCAAGCGCCCCTACGGCGATGCGGTCGTCACCGGCACGGGCACGATCCACGGCCGCCAGGTCGCCGTGTACTCGCAGGACTTCACGATCTTCGGCGGCTCGCTCGGCGAGGTCGCCGGCGAGAAGATCATCAAGGTCATGGAACTCGCGCTGAAGACGGGCGTGCCGATCATCGGCATCCTCGACTCCGGCGGAGCGCGCATCCAGGAGGGCGTCGTCGCCCTCGGCAAGTACGGCGAGATCTTCCGCCGCAACACCGCGGCCTCTGGCGTCATCCCCCAGATCTCGATCGTCTGCGGGCCCGCGGCCGGCGGCGCGGTCTACTCCCCCGCGCTCACCGACTTCGTCATCATGGTCGACAAGACGAGCCAGATGTTCGTCACCGGCCCCGACGTGATCAAGACGGTCACCGGCGAAGACGTCGGCATGGAGGAGCTGGGCGGCGCACTCACCCACAACTCGGTCTCGGGCGTCGCGCACTACCTCGCGAGCGACGAGTCCGACGCGCTCGACTACGCGCGCACGCTGATCTCGTTCCTTCCCGACAACAACATGACCGACGCACCGGTCTACGACACCGAGTCGGCACTCGAGGTCACCGACGAAGACCTCCGCCTGAACACGCTGATCCCCGACTCCCCCAACCAGCCCTACGACATGCACGCGGTCATCGAGGGCGTCGTCGACCACGGCGACTTCCTCGAGGTGCAGCCCCTGTTCGCGCCGAACATCCTCATCGGGTTCGCGCGCATCGAGGGCCGCTCGGTCGGCATCATCGCGAACCAGCCCAGCCAGATGGCCGGAACGCTGAACATCGCGGCCGGCGAGAAGGCCAGCCGCTTCGTGCGCTTCTGCGACGCGTTCTCGATCCCGATCCTCACGCTCGTCGACGTGCCCGGCTACCTGCCCGGCACCGACCAGGAGTGGACCGGCGTCATCCGCCGCGGCGCGAAGCTGCTCTACGCCTACGCCGAGGCGACCGTGCCGCTCGTGACCGTGATCACCCGCAAGGCCTACGGCGGCGCGTACATCGTCATGGGCTCGAAGCAGCTCGGCGCCGACATCAACCTCGCCTGGCCGACCGCCGAGATCGCCGTCATGGGCGGCCAGGGCGCCGTCAACATCCTCTACCGCGGCGAGATCAAGCGCGCCGAAGAGGCCGGCGAAGACGTCGCCGCCGTGCGCACGAAGCTCGCCAACGAGTACACCTACAACGTCGCCTCGCCGTTCCTCGCGGCCGAGCGCGGCGAGCTCGACGGCGTCATCGAGCCGGCCGCAACGCGCGTCGCCGTGCTCAAGGCGCTCCGCTCGCTCCGCACGAAGCGCGCGAGCCTTCCGCCCAAGAAGCACGGCAACATCCCGCTGTAA
- a CDS encoding acyl-CoA carboxylase epsilon subunit produces the protein MSTRDEDTTEADAAARASAIRFTTRGVTDEEAAAVTAVLLAAIDAESETTHAADPRRSAWARSAGSLRSVDPRGTRWNRSVG, from the coding sequence ATGAGCACGCGAGACGAAGACACCACCGAAGCGGATGCCGCGGCACGAGCCTCGGCGATCCGGTTCACCACGCGCGGCGTCACCGACGAAGAGGCGGCCGCCGTCACCGCGGTGCTGCTGGCCGCCATCGACGCCGAGTCCGAGACGACGCACGCCGCCGACCCCCGACGCAGCGCCTGGGCGCGGAGCGCGGGATCCCTGCGATCCGTCGACCCGCGCGGCACGCGCTGGAACCGCAGCGTCGGCTGA
- a CDS encoding sensor histidine kinase, translating to MTREQVEIVASRALGIFGAVFGLQALALALDQTSGLRPGAGAAMIAFLYGAILAIGLAALTRTAVRSAALTFAILYAASIVVWPFVVDDVVIVSSSPPWLYYLCTVATTAAVVALPMPWAAVYTVLVPAMYGVVRLLPTGGSASPLVALLDAMYAVILGAVVLIIVTMLRNAAKAVDVAQEAALQRYEHAVRLHATELERAKVDALVHDSVLTTLLSAAAAGSPDEQALSARMARDAIRRLDEAGAAQPAADDRMRLPVLVRRLRATLASFAAPFTVRVVNTGGVDLPSDAGEALYAAAVQAMVNSMQHADEPGRTVRRELRVRGIRTGGCVIEVSDNGVGFEVEVVPSERLGVRVSVIERMANVGGAAVIDSTPGLGTTVSLAWPAGMEGHR from the coding sequence GTGACCCGCGAGCAGGTCGAGATCGTCGCGAGCCGCGCACTCGGCATCTTCGGGGCGGTCTTCGGCCTGCAGGCCCTCGCCCTCGCGCTCGACCAGACCTCCGGGCTGCGTCCCGGCGCCGGGGCGGCGATGATCGCCTTCCTCTACGGCGCGATCCTCGCGATCGGCCTCGCTGCGCTCACGCGCACCGCCGTGCGCAGCGCCGCGCTCACGTTCGCGATCCTCTACGCGGCCTCGATCGTCGTCTGGCCGTTCGTGGTCGACGACGTCGTGATCGTCTCGTCGTCGCCGCCCTGGCTGTACTACCTCTGCACGGTGGCGACCACGGCTGCCGTGGTCGCCCTCCCGATGCCGTGGGCGGCCGTGTACACGGTGCTCGTGCCCGCGATGTACGGCGTGGTGCGCCTGCTGCCGACCGGCGGCTCGGCATCGCCCCTCGTCGCCCTGCTCGACGCCATGTACGCCGTGATCCTCGGCGCGGTGGTGCTGATCATCGTGACCATGCTCCGCAACGCGGCCAAGGCCGTCGACGTCGCCCAGGAGGCGGCCCTGCAGCGCTACGAGCATGCCGTCCGGCTGCACGCGACCGAGCTCGAGCGCGCAAAGGTCGACGCGCTCGTGCACGACAGCGTGCTCACGACGCTGCTCTCGGCGGCGGCCGCGGGGTCGCCCGACGAGCAGGCGCTCTCGGCTCGCATGGCCCGCGACGCGATCCGCCGGCTCGACGAGGCCGGGGCGGCCCAGCCGGCCGCCGACGACCGCATGCGGCTGCCGGTGCTCGTGCGGCGGTTGCGCGCCACGCTCGCGTCGTTCGCGGCGCCCTTCACGGTGCGCGTCGTGAACACGGGCGGCGTCGACCTGCCGTCCGATGCGGGCGAGGCCCTGTACGCCGCCGCCGTCCAGGCGATGGTCAACAGCATGCAGCACGCCGATGAGCCGGGCAGGACCGTGCGGCGCGAGCTCAGGGTGCGCGGCATCCGCACGGGCGGCTGCGTGATCGAGGTCTCCGACAACGGCGTCGGGTTCGAGGTCGAGGTCGTGCCGTCGGAGCGCCTCGGAGTCCGCGTCTCGGTGATCGAGCGCATGGCGAACGTGGGCGGCGCCGCCGTCATCGATTCCACTCCGGGCCTCGGCACCACCGTGTCGCTCGCCTGGCCGGCCGGCATGGAGGGGCATCGATGA
- a CDS encoding response regulator transcription factor: MSGAVAGGQATVAIVDDHEAVRLGLRAACRDAGYDVVAETADVPTVLAALAVRDGGRCDVVVLDLSLGDGSSVTENVRSVLATGSAVLVHSIADRVAAVREALAAGAAGVIPKASPMASVIAAIATVARGEALTNVEWASAIEADRDFAKAQLGRREHDVLHLYASGLPLKLVAAQLGIAHSTAREYLDRIRAKYVEVGRPAPTKVDLLRRAVEDGILPGLDGDGGDARR; encoded by the coding sequence TTGTCGGGTGCAGTTGCAGGAGGGCAGGCGACGGTCGCGATCGTCGACGATCATGAGGCGGTCCGCCTCGGACTGCGTGCGGCGTGCCGAGACGCGGGTTACGACGTGGTCGCCGAGACGGCCGATGTGCCGACCGTGCTGGCGGCCCTGGCCGTCCGTGACGGCGGGCGCTGCGACGTCGTCGTGCTCGACCTCTCGCTCGGCGACGGGTCCAGCGTGACCGAGAACGTGCGGAGCGTTCTCGCGACGGGCAGCGCCGTGCTCGTGCACAGCATCGCCGACCGGGTCGCCGCCGTGCGCGAGGCGCTCGCCGCCGGAGCCGCCGGCGTCATCCCGAAGGCCTCGCCGATGGCTTCGGTCATCGCGGCGATCGCGACCGTCGCCCGTGGCGAGGCGCTCACCAACGTCGAGTGGGCGAGCGCCATCGAGGCCGACCGCGACTTCGCGAAGGCCCAGCTCGGACGGCGCGAGCACGACGTGCTGCACCTCTACGCGTCCGGCCTGCCGTTGAAGCTCGTCGCCGCCCAGCTCGGCATCGCGCACTCGACGGCCCGCGAATACCTCGACCGAATCCGCGCGAAGTACGTCGAGGTCGGACGCCCGGCGCCGACCAAGGTCGACCTGCTGCGTCGCGCGGTCGAGGACGGCATCCTCCCGGGGCTCGACGGTGACGGCGGGGATGCCCGCCGCTGA
- a CDS encoding class I SAM-dependent RNA methyltransferase has translation MPRPQRPVRKNSASRGARPERTQQAGQSAGRAADRPAEAGGRGSRGRRPSTPVKTDGPVLELDVERIAHGGVAVAHHEGRVVFVADAIPGERVMARVTDAAHDRFWRADTLEVLAASADRRAHVWAEAGVDRAPERRAGGAEFGHIAPERQRALKAEVLADALRRMGGVEREVEVLPVDPELAPGVRADGTGWRTRVRLQVADDGTVGPFAARSHTVVPVASLPLAVDELADLAPLADRFAGARTIDLVAPSGADPQVIVTDERERMPRGQRPVTTEVVGDRSFAVDRDGFWQVHRGAAATLSKAVQDLVDPDRFDPRAANLDLYGGVGLLAAAIGDRFGETVRITSVESDERATMHAGDNLAEWVGARAVTARVDRYLASLESDAGQGERARLRDATVVLDPPRSGAGRDVVDRLAALRPRQLVYVACDPVALARDIGLLRAHGYELEDLQAFDLFPNTHHVEAVARLAAIV, from the coding sequence ATGCCCCGACCGCAGCGCCCCGTCCGCAAGAACTCCGCCAGCCGTGGCGCACGTCCCGAGCGGACGCAGCAGGCAGGGCAGTCCGCCGGTCGCGCCGCCGACCGACCAGCAGAGGCCGGCGGTCGTGGCAGCCGCGGACGCCGCCCGTCGACGCCGGTGAAGACCGACGGTCCGGTGCTCGAGCTCGACGTCGAGCGCATCGCGCACGGCGGCGTCGCGGTCGCCCATCACGAGGGTCGGGTCGTGTTCGTGGCCGACGCGATCCCCGGCGAGCGGGTCATGGCCAGGGTGACGGATGCCGCGCACGACCGCTTCTGGCGCGCCGACACCCTCGAGGTGCTCGCCGCGTCGGCCGACCGGCGGGCCCACGTGTGGGCCGAGGCCGGCGTCGACCGGGCGCCTGAGCGCCGCGCGGGCGGTGCGGAGTTCGGCCACATCGCGCCAGAGCGCCAGCGCGCGCTCAAGGCCGAGGTGCTGGCCGACGCGCTGCGCCGCATGGGCGGGGTCGAGCGCGAGGTCGAGGTGCTCCCCGTCGATCCGGAGCTGGCTCCCGGCGTGCGCGCCGACGGCACGGGCTGGCGCACGCGCGTGCGGCTGCAGGTCGCCGACGACGGCACCGTCGGCCCCTTCGCCGCCAGGAGCCACACGGTGGTGCCCGTGGCATCCCTGCCCCTGGCCGTCGACGAACTGGCCGACCTCGCACCGCTCGCGGACCGGTTCGCGGGTGCCCGCACGATCGACCTCGTCGCCCCGAGCGGCGCCGACCCGCAGGTGATCGTCACCGACGAGCGCGAGCGGATGCCGCGGGGCCAGCGCCCGGTGACCACCGAGGTCGTCGGCGACCGCAGCTTCGCCGTCGACCGCGACGGGTTCTGGCAGGTGCATCGCGGCGCGGCGGCGACGCTCTCGAAGGCCGTGCAGGACCTCGTGGACCCCGACCGCTTCGATCCGCGCGCGGCGAACCTCGACCTCTACGGCGGCGTCGGCCTCCTCGCGGCGGCCATCGGCGACCGGTTCGGCGAGACGGTGCGCATCACGAGCGTCGAGTCCGACGAGCGCGCGACGATGCACGCGGGCGACAACCTGGCCGAGTGGGTCGGGGCGCGCGCCGTGACGGCGCGGGTCGACCGCTACCTCGCCTCGCTCGAGTCCGACGCCGGGCAGGGCGAACGCGCCAGGCTGCGCGACGCGACCGTCGTGCTCGACCCGCCGCGCTCGGGCGCGGGCCGCGACGTCGTCGACCGGCTCGCCGCCCTGCGTCCGCGCCAGCTCGTGTACGTCGCGTGCGACCCGGTCGCACTGGCCCGGGACATCGGCCTGCTCCGCGCCCACGGCTACGAGCTCGAGGACCTGCAGGCGTTCGATCTCTTCCCGAACACGCATCACGTCGAGGCGGTTGCCCGGCTGGCCGCTATCGTGTGA
- a CDS encoding nucleoside triphosphate pyrophosphatase codes for MRLYLASTSPARLQTLRAAGIEPIAISPGVDEDALVASREAEAGHALAAPEMVQLLAQAKAEAVVGSLVDGGPIDGLILGGDSAFLVGGTIHGKPHLPEVAKARWLEQNGAHGDLWSGHWLIDHRGGRVNGAVGRADVATVRFAALDEAEIDAYIATGEPLLVAGAFTVDSLGGPFIRRVEGDPSTVVGLSLSTLRDLVRELGADWTTLWNRG; via the coding sequence ATGCGCCTCTACCTCGCCTCGACGTCGCCCGCCCGCCTGCAGACCCTCCGCGCGGCCGGCATCGAGCCGATCGCCATCTCGCCGGGCGTCGACGAGGACGCCCTGGTCGCGTCCCGCGAGGCCGAGGCCGGGCACGCGCTCGCCGCGCCCGAGATGGTGCAGTTGCTCGCACAGGCGAAGGCCGAGGCGGTCGTCGGCTCGCTCGTCGACGGCGGGCCGATCGACGGACTCATCCTGGGCGGCGACTCGGCGTTCCTCGTCGGCGGCACGATCCACGGCAAGCCGCACCTGCCCGAGGTCGCGAAGGCGCGTTGGCTCGAGCAGAACGGCGCTCACGGCGATCTCTGGTCGGGCCACTGGCTCATCGACCACCGCGGCGGCCGCGTCAACGGGGCGGTCGGGCGGGCGGATGTCGCGACGGTGCGCTTCGCCGCACTCGACGAGGCCGAGATCGACGCCTACATCGCGACCGGGGAGCCGCTGCTCGTGGCCGGCGCGTTCACGGTCGACAGCCTCGGCGGACCCTTCATCCGCCGGGTCGAGGGCGACCCGTCGACGGTCGTCGGGCTCTCGCTCTCGACGCTCCGCGACCTCGTGCGCGAGCTCGGAGCCGACTGGACCACACTCTGGAATCGCGGCTGA